One region of Esox lucius isolate fEsoLuc1 chromosome 17, fEsoLuc1.pri, whole genome shotgun sequence genomic DNA includes:
- the LOC105016973 gene encoding phosphatidylinositol 5-phosphate 4-kinase type-2 gamma isoform X2: MASPGATSSPLSSLAPKRKTKKKHFVQQKVEVFRASDPILSVLMWGVNHSINDLAQVPVPVMLLPDDFKANTKIKVNHHLFNKENLPGHFKFKEYCPQVFRNLRERFGIDELDYQASLARSPPVKDEDGQGAGLLLTSYDRTLKLKQISSEEVEDMHNILSEYHQHIVTCHGSTLLPQFLAMYRVTVESEDTYLIVMRNMFSHRLDVHRKYDLKGSLVSREASFKEKVKELPTFKDVDFRNNMQKVYVSEDDKERIIDKLNRDVEFLVRLRIMDYSLLLGIHDVDRAEEGEEMEDSYDDYDEEDEEENGLTPAPALGYYGTSPEGIAGYMNSFKPLEPGEFDPYVDIYAIRSAVGAPQREVYFMGLIDILTHYDTKKKAAHAAKTVKHGSGAEISTVHPEQYAKRFREFIANIFA; this comes from the exons ATGGCTTCTCCTGGTGCCACCTCGAGCCCTCTGAGTTCTCTGGCTCccaaaagaaagacaaagaagaaacattttgtgCAGCAGAAAGTTGAGGTTTTCCGAGCCAGTGATCCTATTTTAAGCGTCCTTATGTGGGGAGTCAATCACTCG ATAAATGACCTGGCCCAGGTGCCTGTCCCTGTCATGCTGCTGCCTGATGATTTCAAAGCCAATACAAAGATTAAAGTCAACCATCATCTCTTCAACAA AGAGAATCTTCCAGGACATTTCAAGTTCAAAGAGTATTGTCCACAGGTGTTCCGCAACCTACGAGAGCGCTTTGGAATCGATGAACTGGATTATCAG GCTTCTCTGGCCCGAAGCCCTCCAGTTAAGGATGAGGACGGCCAAGGGGCTGGGCTGCTGCTGACGTCATATGATCGCACCCTGAAACTCAAACAGATCTCTAGTGAGGAAGTGGAAGACATGCACAACATCCTGTCTGAATACCACCAG CACATTGTCACGTGTCACGGCAGCACATTGCTGCCTCAGTTCCTGGCCATGTATCGGGTGACAGTGGAGAGTGAGGACACCTATCTCATTGTTATGAGGAACATGTTCAGCCACAGACTTGATGTCCACAGAAAGTACGACCTCAAG GGCTCCCTGGTATCCCGTGAAGCAAGTTTCAAAGAAAAG GTTAAAGAATTGCCCACATTCAAAGATGTGGACTTCAGGAATAACATGCAGAAGGTTTATGTAAGCGAAGATGACAAGGAACGGATCATTGACAAGCTCAACAGAGATGTGGAG tTCCTAGTTCGTCTGAGGATCATGGACTATAGCCTGCTGTTGGGGATCCACGATGTCGACCgggcagaggagggggaggagatggaggattCCTATGATGATTAtgatgaggaggatgaggaggagaatgGCCTGACTCCTGCTCCTGCTCTGGGCTACTATGGCACCTCCCCTGAGGGCATTGCTGGCTACATGAACTCCTTTAAACCCTTGGAGCCTGGGGAGTTTGACCCATATGTGGATATCTATGCTATTAGGAGTGCCGTCG GTGCACCTCAGAGGGAGGTGTACTTCATGGGTTTGATTGACATCCTGACCCACTACGACACCAAGAAGAAAGCCGCTCATGCTGCCAAGACCGTCAAACACGGG TCTGGAGCAGAAATCTCAACTGTTCACCCTGAGCAATACGCTAAGAGGTTCCGTGAGTTCATTGCTAACATCTTTGCCTAG
- the LOC105016973 gene encoding phosphatidylinositol 5-phosphate 4-kinase type-2 gamma isoform X1, translating to MASPGATSSPLSSLAPKRKTKKKHFVQQKVEVFRASDPILSVLMWGVNHSINDLAQVPVPVMLLPDDFKANTKIKVNHHLFNKENLPGHFKFKEYCPQVFRNLRERFGIDELDYQASLARSPPVKDEDGQGAGLLLTSYDRTLKLKQISSEEVEDMHNILSEYHQHIVTCHGSTLLPQFLAMYRVTVESEDTYLIVMRNMFSHRLDVHRKYDLKGSLVSREASFKEKVKELPTFKDVDFRNNMQKVYVSEDDKERIIDKLNRDVEFLVRLRIMDYSLLLGIHDVDRAEEGEEMEDSYDDYDEEDEEENGLTPAPALGYYGTSPEGIAGYMNSFKPLEPGEFDPYVDIYAIRSAVGAPQREVYFMGLIDILTHYDTKKKAAHAAKTVKHGVSDPLKCVCVWVMGTVPVRLWGKYTVRCSQDVFLT from the exons ATGGCTTCTCCTGGTGCCACCTCGAGCCCTCTGAGTTCTCTGGCTCccaaaagaaagacaaagaagaaacattttgtgCAGCAGAAAGTTGAGGTTTTCCGAGCCAGTGATCCTATTTTAAGCGTCCTTATGTGGGGAGTCAATCACTCG ATAAATGACCTGGCCCAGGTGCCTGTCCCTGTCATGCTGCTGCCTGATGATTTCAAAGCCAATACAAAGATTAAAGTCAACCATCATCTCTTCAACAA AGAGAATCTTCCAGGACATTTCAAGTTCAAAGAGTATTGTCCACAGGTGTTCCGCAACCTACGAGAGCGCTTTGGAATCGATGAACTGGATTATCAG GCTTCTCTGGCCCGAAGCCCTCCAGTTAAGGATGAGGACGGCCAAGGGGCTGGGCTGCTGCTGACGTCATATGATCGCACCCTGAAACTCAAACAGATCTCTAGTGAGGAAGTGGAAGACATGCACAACATCCTGTCTGAATACCACCAG CACATTGTCACGTGTCACGGCAGCACATTGCTGCCTCAGTTCCTGGCCATGTATCGGGTGACAGTGGAGAGTGAGGACACCTATCTCATTGTTATGAGGAACATGTTCAGCCACAGACTTGATGTCCACAGAAAGTACGACCTCAAG GGCTCCCTGGTATCCCGTGAAGCAAGTTTCAAAGAAAAG GTTAAAGAATTGCCCACATTCAAAGATGTGGACTTCAGGAATAACATGCAGAAGGTTTATGTAAGCGAAGATGACAAGGAACGGATCATTGACAAGCTCAACAGAGATGTGGAG tTCCTAGTTCGTCTGAGGATCATGGACTATAGCCTGCTGTTGGGGATCCACGATGTCGACCgggcagaggagggggaggagatggaggattCCTATGATGATTAtgatgaggaggatgaggaggagaatgGCCTGACTCCTGCTCCTGCTCTGGGCTACTATGGCACCTCCCCTGAGGGCATTGCTGGCTACATGAACTCCTTTAAACCCTTGGAGCCTGGGGAGTTTGACCCATATGTGGATATCTATGCTATTAGGAGTGCCGTCG GTGCACCTCAGAGGGAGGTGTACTTCATGGGTTTGATTGACATCCTGACCCACTACGACACCAAGAAGAAAGCCGCTCATGCTGCCAAGACCGTCAAACACGGGGTGAGTGACCCactgaagtgtgtgtgcgtctgggTAATGGGTACCGTGCCTGTACGGCTATGGGGAAAATACACAGTACGTTGTTCACAAGATGTCTTCCTTAcctga